The genomic region TCCGAGGAGGACAGCAGCGACCCAGAGCGTCCGGGACCGCCGGGCACCTTTGAAGTCCTTTTTTGCGACGGTGAGCACACTCATGCGGAGACCCCTTGAGACGCTCTCTCCGTTTCGTCCGTGCCCGATCCGTCGCGGCCACCGCTCGTATACCGGTTGAACAGTTCCTCAAGCGAGGTTTCCTCGACGAAGATGTCGACGACATCGGCCTGATCGTCGACCAGCCTGACTACGTCCGCCTTAACGGACGAATCAGTGCAGTAAGCGGTCAGCGTCGTCTCCTTGAGGACCACTTCTGCGACGCCATCCAACGTTTCGACATTGTCGACCGTTGGCTGTCCTGCACATTCGAGTTCGATGCTGGAACGACCACCTGCTTTCTTTCGAAGCCCCTCAATAGTATCTTCCGCGACAAGTTGGCCGTCGCTCATGACGCCGACTCGATCGCAAACGGCTTCGACCTCCGAGAGAAGGTGACTCGAGAAGAACACGGTCGTTCCGTCATCGGCTCGGTCACGGAGAATCGACCGCATCCGCTGGATACCATTTGGATCGAGTCCCGCTGAGGGTTCGTCGAGAATGAGGAGATCAGGATCGTCAACTAGCGCCATCCCAAAGGCGAGTCGCTGGGCCATCCCCGTAGAATAGCTGGCGGCCGTTCGGTCTGCATCGTCATGGATGCCGACTGTCTCAAGTATCTCATCTGGGTCGTCGTCAGCTCCCTTGGTCTCGATAGCCCACTCGACGTATTCGCGTCCGGTCAGGTACTCGTCGAACTCGTATCCTTCCGGAAGGACACCGATACGCTCCCGGATCGCGGTGATCTCCGTCTGCGTATCCATTCCGAGGATCTCTGCGGAGCCGTCGGTCGGCCTGATGAAGTCGAGCAGCATGTTGATCGTCGTCGACTTGCCCGCGCCGTTTGGACCGAGGAACCCGAATATCTCCCCGGTGTCGACGGTCAGGTCTAGATCTTCGACCGCGACCGTGCCGTCACCGAATCGTTTCGTCAATTCGTTCGTCTGAATGGAGGGCATACTTCGGCTTCGGAGTTACTAGTTATATGTGTTAAAATCTTTGATAAGATATCACAAGCTCATATGGGCGGTTTAAATAACCGGATCTCATGAATTCTGAGGATCCGCCTTGACGAGTATTGTCAACTACATCCCGCACGTTGTGCGGTAGGAGATCAGCGCCCTCGCTGTGTCGTATCATCAGTAGAAACCGTCGTTGTGAAAGAACCTGCCATCTACGACAACAGGGGTGTGCTCAGTACAGATGAAACCCTTCACAGATAGCCACCTGAGATTGATAAAACATTTATCTATTCATAACAGAATATAACTCATGAATCGCCGTTCTCTTCTCCAGTATTGTGGGGTCAGCACACTCTCTTTGGGAAGCGGCTGCCTTGATTTATCAAAGAAGTCAGTACGAATCTGCGAGATATTCGCATGGACTACATACGAAACAAGCCACGAGATACAGCTACGACTCTCTGACGCGGAAGAGATAGTCTACGAGGAGCCGTATGAAATCGGACCTCAAGGAGGATTTGAAATTGAAGGGTCTGACCTTCCAGACCGCGAAGGTCGGTTTACCATTCAGGTGAAGATAGACGGATACGATTGGAAAGAGTGGTTCCTTCCAGAATACGCTGAGGAGTCTATCTCTGTTAGCCTTCGGTTTTTAGAGAACCCACCTACTGTTGGTATGGGGTACTCCACAAATTGTTAGGTTCGCAGTTCTAACTAACGGCTGTTTCAGCGGGAAGGTGTCGAACCAATAGGATTTCAACAGCGCCCGCGATTTTAGTTTACGAAAGTTCTCTCGCAGTAGACAGTTAGATATAAAGTATTTTATATTTATAGGAGTCGCAAGGTTGAAAACTCGCTAGGAGCGGGTACCGATGGAATGATCCCAGCGTCGCAACAGCACAGCACGGCGGACGGATTGTTTACTTGAACTCATGAGTCTAGTACACGAGGCTTTAGAGGGGACAGATTCAGCGATATTTTTCGGATCACTGTCCATCCTCCTTGTCATCGCAGCAGTCATCATCGCATGGCCAGAAGCGACGGCTTCGCACCTAGCGACCGTTAATACCGCCGTCGTATCGAATGTTAGTTGGCTCTTCCTCTGGCTCGTCTTCGTTTCATTTTGTTTCTTGATGTATATCTTGCTCGGACCGTGGGGGAACATCAAGTTGGGCAGTCCAGATGAAGAGCCTGATCTCTCATATGCCGGGTACCTTGTGATGATCTTTACTGCAGGCCTGTCCTCTGGCGGTCTCGAGTACTGGGGCCCAGTGGAGCCGCTGGTCCATTATCAAACTGCACCTCCATTCTTCGGGTCCAATGTCGGTACATGGGCAGGAATGACGAATGCACTCCAATATGCGATCTTCCACTACGGGACCTCAGCATGGTCCGTGTATTTGGTGTTCGGCATTGCCGTCTCCTACTTTGCATATCGTAAAGACATGCCGTTTCGGCCCGCAGTCATCCTCGCCCCATTTGTCGGCACAGACAATGTCGATGGATGGCTCGGCAAAACAGTCGATACGCTTGCCGTGGTCGTTTCGGTGAGTGGAATCACGATCTCGTTCGGGCTCGGCGTCAATCAGTTCTTGGCTGGCCTGTCGTACAACTGGGGAGTCCATGTTGGGACACTCGGCGAAGTCCTGTTCATCCTCCTCATCACAGTGGTATTCCTGCTATCGGTTACCGCCGGAATACAGGAAGGAATCCAGCGGTTTGCAAATCTGAACGTGATCGTCCTCTTGGTGCTCATGGCAGTAGCGCTGGTGTTCGGCCCGATGTCATTTCTTCTCAATGTCGGGACACAGGCAATCAAAGGATACATGACTGACTTCGTCGGTATGAGTCTGTACTTCACACCGGCTGCCACCAGTTGGTATGGATCGTGGACGGTGTTCTTCTGGGCGTGGTGGCTCACGTTTGCGCCCATGGTCGGCGTGTTCATGGCGCGAATCTCCCGTGGGCGAACTCTTCGACAACTCGTGTTCGCCGGGATGCTTGGCTCGTTCGCACTCACCGTACCGTGGTACGTCGCGACCGGCGGGTCGGCACTCTGGCTACAAACCACTGGTCAGGCTGATCTGCTAGGTGTATACTCCGAAGTTGGCCTAGCCGGTGTCAGCTTTGCCCTGTTCGATCAGTTGCTTCCATTTGCCAATCTATTTTCTGCGATCCTATTGCTCCTCGTGTTGAGCTTCCTCATAACGACCCTCGATTCGGCGACGTTTAGCTTCTCTATGATCGCCAACAAAGGCGAGCCGTCGCCCTCAACTCTCAACCGGATCACATGGGGTATAGTGCTGGCAGCCCTGACGATCGCACTCAGTCTTGCTGGCGGCATTTCGGTGCTCCGCTCATTTACTGTCCTTGCCGGAATCCCCGCTGCCGGGTTATGTCTGATCGCTCTAGTCGGGATGATCATTCAACTCGAACGCCACGCCCCAGTTCTATTGGAAGAGACAGACGATATGGACGACAAAATGATCTCAAGCGTTCGGAGTCGATTGCCCAATCGGATAACGGAGCAACAGCCAACAGATGATTAGAATGGTGGCAGAATTAACTAAACCAGTTATTCAACGGCAGCAGAACAGATTTTGAGCTCGTCGGTAACAGTAATTTCAGCAACTGCGTCGTCATACGAGATGGAGATCGTGGCATAGAACGGGTCATCGGAGCTGACCCAACCGGTGACATCGGGGAGCACTTGCTCCGTCGCTCGCATGCTACTCGACTCACTGAGCGGAACATCGAGTTCGATCAGCGCCTTCGTCACCTGCGGTTCGAACTGTAGTGCACTGATGATATCGACAGTGACGAACCACGAGCATGTCTCACAAGTCATCTCCGCAGTCGGTGTCGAGTCCCTATCGAGCCGCTCTCGCGGCACAGTGATGCTGGTGATGCCAGCACACGACGGGCATTGCCCCGTGCGGGCCAGTCCGACGTGGTGCATCATCCGGTCGTAGAGTGCTTTGTAGATCCCCTCGCCCTCGCGGACAGCGAGCCCGTTTTTCGGAA from Natronoarchaeum mannanilyticum harbors:
- a CDS encoding BCCT family transporter, with amino-acid sequence MSLVHEALEGTDSAIFFGSLSILLVIAAVIIAWPEATASHLATVNTAVVSNVSWLFLWLVFVSFCFLMYILLGPWGNIKLGSPDEEPDLSYAGYLVMIFTAGLSSGGLEYWGPVEPLVHYQTAPPFFGSNVGTWAGMTNALQYAIFHYGTSAWSVYLVFGIAVSYFAYRKDMPFRPAVILAPFVGTDNVDGWLGKTVDTLAVVVSVSGITISFGLGVNQFLAGLSYNWGVHVGTLGEVLFILLITVVFLLSVTAGIQEGIQRFANLNVIVLLVLMAVALVFGPMSFLLNVGTQAIKGYMTDFVGMSLYFTPAATSWYGSWTVFFWAWWLTFAPMVGVFMARISRGRTLRQLVFAGMLGSFALTVPWYVATGGSALWLQTTGQADLLGVYSEVGLAGVSFALFDQLLPFANLFSAILLLLVLSFLITTLDSATFSFSMIANKGEPSPSTLNRITWGIVLAALTIALSLAGGISVLRSFTVLAGIPAAGLCLIALVGMIIQLERHAPVLLEETDDMDDKMISSVRSRLPNRITEQQPTDD
- a CDS encoding ABC transporter ATP-binding protein, with the protein product MPSIQTNELTKRFGDGTVAVEDLDLTVDTGEIFGFLGPNGAGKSTTINMLLDFIRPTDGSAEILGMDTQTEITAIRERIGVLPEGYEFDEYLTGREYVEWAIETKGADDDPDEILETVGIHDDADRTAASYSTGMAQRLAFGMALVDDPDLLILDEPSAGLDPNGIQRMRSILRDRADDGTTVFFSSHLLSEVEAVCDRVGVMSDGQLVAEDTIEGLRKKAGGRSSIELECAGQPTVDNVETLDGVAEVVLKETTLTAYCTDSSVKADVVRLVDDQADVVDIFVEETSLEELFNRYTSGGRDGSGTDETERASQGVSA